One genomic window of Gossypium hirsutum isolate 1008001.06 chromosome D11, Gossypium_hirsutum_v2.1, whole genome shotgun sequence includes the following:
- the LOC107891842 gene encoding transcription factor bHLH61 has translation MELSQHGFLEELLAPRRDSWTTFSAGVTEFLPNGSWNFDSFDENPTLATSNLSFVAFSPPPPPDQTPSFECPFSDQPYPFVDGFTVRDMDSSYTNVNVVHPHTSPFSATQQDFPSMVDDEDQFGLLTIDHQQHSLEETKSRCKVEIEQTSNIQGFNMGDLLLGRKRAKTKKLEGQPSKNLMAERRRRKRLNDRLSMLRSIVPKISKMDRTSILGDTIDYMKELLERINKLQEEDTKEGIIINQQSLLKNLKEQKPDEVLVRNSPKFDVERRDTDTRIDICCATKPGLLLSTVNTLEALGLEIQQCVISCFNDFSMQASCSEVDEQRTLISSEDIKQALFRNAGYGGRCL, from the exons ATGGAGCTCTCACAGCATGGTTTCCTGGAGGAGCTATTGGCTCCAAGAAGAGACAGTTGGACCACTTTTTCAGCTGGGGTGACTGAGTTCCTCCCTAATGGCTCATGGAACTTTGATTCTTTTGATGAGAATCCAACTTTGGCTACATCAAATCTCTCCTTTGTTGCGTTctctccaccaccaccacctgaTCAAACCCCCAGCTTTGAATGTCCTTTCAGTGATCAACCCTACCCTTTTGTTGATGGATTCACAGTGCGGGACATGGATTCTTCGTACACCAACGTCAATGTCGTCCACCCCCACACATCTCCTTTCTCAGCTACTCAACAAGACTTCCCATCCATggttgatgatgaagatcagtTTGGTCTTCTTACCATTGATCATCAACAACACAGCTTGGAAGAAACAAAGAGTAGGTGCAAAGTCGAGATTGAGCAAACCAGCAACATTCAGGGTTTCAACATGGGCGACTTGTTGTTAGGCAGGAAAAGGGCTAAGACAAAGAAGTTAGAAGGTCAGCCTTCAAAGAATTTAATGGCAGAGAGAAGGAGAAGGAAGCGACTGAATGACAGGCTTTCAATGCTGAGATCAATAGTCCCCAAGATCAGCAAG ATGGATAGAACATCTATACTTGGAGATACCATAGATTACATGAAAGAGCTTCTAGAAAGGATTAATAAGTTGCAGGAAGAAGATACGAAAGAGGGTATTATTATTAATCAACAGAGTTTATTGAAGAACCTGAAGGAGCAAAAGCCAGATGAAGTATTGGTGAGAAATTCCCCAAAG TTTGATGTAGAGAGGAGAGATACAGATACTCGAATCGATATCTGCTGTGCAACGAAACCAGGCTTGCTGTTATCTACAGTGAACACATTGGAAGCACTAGGCCTTGAGATTCAACAGTGTGTTATAAGTTGCTTCAATGATTTTTCAATGCAAGCTTCTTGTTCAGag GTAGACGAGCAGAGGACATTGATAAGCTCTGAAGACATAAAGCAAGCATTGTTCAGAAATGCAGGCTATGGAGGAAGATGTCTGTAG